The Ziziphus jujuba cultivar Dongzao chromosome 3, ASM3175591v1 region tgcAGAAAGTGGTTTTGATtctcaaatattatattaatttaattcaatgtAATATAAATTCTCATgccaatatataatatttgaaagatGATTTATATAAAAACATGGAGaaaattccccccccccccccccccccaaaaaaaaaaaaaaaagataacataAATAGAACAATAAAATCAGTTCGAAAATGGAAGGAGTATTGAGTTATTAGATTATAATGGTATCTtggattttattgtttttataaaattttagtataaatataaagtgaaaTAGGTGTCAATTCACAGAACTAGTATTAGAAATTTTTGCGTAATATACAAAGGAAAGTTCGTAGCCTTTACTGGTGACAACTGCCACCTCAGTATTGAAGAAAACTTAAGCTTCCGAAGATATCAACTAGaccatataattaaatatataatatatacaggAGTTATATTGTCAGTTTAAGTGGGCGCTTATACCGCTAATATGATTTTAGGCACCTAGTAAACTGGGTGATCCCTTATAGAAAAAGTTAGATTTATATTATGTGCATACACATTCATATATAGGTTTCAAAGCAGTAGGAGTAAGACAGGCAAAAATTATTAAGAGGGTTTTTGTCGGgcttatattaaaatttattgaaataaagAGTGGGCAAAGTATAAGTTAAGCAAGCAATTTGGTttttaggaaataaaaaattacggAGGCAAAGGAAACAATGCAGTTGATATATTGGTTAATTTCTATTGCACTTGGATAATTCAATACAACCTAAATACAATGGTAGTAAAGCAGGACTATAAACCAATTCACTTGAGTGAGACAAAGGAGAGTTGAACATCGTGTGTAGGGGTGAAATACAGAGATCTACGAAGAACATTAAAAGCAAAGGCAGATCTCTGGAAGCATGGGGAGAGAACGGAAGTAGATACTCTGGTAGTCCGTGTGTCCTAAACGATGTAAGCCCACCAGTGGCTTGAGCCCAACTAACACGTGAAACACTCTGCCTAGGGAGTACACTCGCAAGACCGACCGAAATTCAAAGGAAGGCGCTCCAAACAAGCACTCATGATTGCTTGTCCTTGTCCTACATCATGTAACCTTGACTCATGCGTGAATATCGGCAAGGATTTGCCAATTACAAAAATTTACTTGTGCAGCAAGAAGCCACGTACTACAGGAAGAACAACTAATGCAGCCAACAAGAAACTTCCTTCGACATAAAAGTAGCCAATAAAAAACTTTCTTCTTGATGAAGTTGCCACCATGCcactttcttcttcatttctcAGTGCCTTTTCTGACAAAGACTCCACGCTTGTAGAATTTCATATCCTTTTTCTGTTGACAACAGATGTATAGGTACATTAATTCCAAATACgttcctcatatatatatatatatatatatatgtatcctcCGATAACATTGATATCAACGACTTTAgttaattatctttttaaagCTGTCTCAGCTCGctcttcttattcttattgCTCCTAGAAATCTTCAGCTGAAAGAtaccatttaaatatattagctAGATCTACATCAAAACACTTTCTTCGTGAACATTGAAAATCAGCCGTTTTCTTCTCCTTATATATCTACAGCAGCAACAGCTAGCCACTGCTAATTGCTAAAGACAGCATGGATTCCCAACCATCATCAACTCGTTTCGTTGCTTGTAGTGCATCTGGTGACATAGACATGTTCTATTATGACAGATTCCGGGAAAAGGAAGAAGGGATCTCCAACCACATTGTTGATAATGGAAGTAGTGTCATGTTGTCCATGAACCCCAAACTCTATAGGGCCGTCAGAAGTGGAGACATTGAATTGTTCCGTCGACTACATTTAGAAGACATGGATTGTGCTGATTTAGAACAACAAGTCCCTCAAGGAAATACAGTGCTTCATATTGCTGCACATTCCGGGAATGATCCACTTGTGAAGTGCATCCTCCAACTCTGCCCAGATCTCATTAAGAGTAAAAACACCAACGGCAATCTCCCTCTTCATATAGCTGCCGCTGCTGGTAATCTTTCCACAGTAGAGATTTTGGTCTCAGCTGACCAACAACAATCTGTATCGCTAAGGGAGAAGGACAGTAATCATGACACTGCTTTGCACTTGGCTTTGCAAAATCGCTACGAAGAGGTTGCTTTTTACTTGTTTGAGGCAGATCAGGAAGTAACACATTATATGAATGGGTTTTTTAAGTCTCCTCTCCATATTGCAGCTGAGGCTGGATATGCTGAGCTTTTTAAGCGCATGATGGAGATATCAGCTGGAAGTCATGATGTACCAGATGAAGAGTCGAAACAAAGAATCATTATGGCTGCGATCCATGGAAAGAATGGAGGTAACAAAGACAACCCAATCTTACTAGCTAGCTACAAATTTTGAATTGGGGAATTTTTTTagctatatttttttcaattgaggaAATTTAACCACCAAGAAGGGTtccttagattttttaaaattgaaaactatgAACACATTGAGAATTAGAGCATCTCAAATACAAATGTAGGCTGTGAAAATAAACATGGCATATAAGCAAATAtagatattgttttaaaaaatcccTCTTCAATagtaatatgtataataaatgtaaattAACATGGTATGAacattatcataaaaaataccTACATCTAAATGCTCTACTACACATGAatgtaaattttctttaaaaaaatcaattatttcaaagaaataaaaaaaaatcataaaatatgtaattagttaataattttatttttttttttacacctcTAGATTTAAAGATTATTTCGGTGAAAACCCCTCTCCCCATttgtaatgaaaaataatagtaatagcttttctctgctttctttttttcttcctctcaccttcgtttaattttttttaatctaacaattatatatatatatatatatatatatatatatgtatatatatatatatatacaccaggCGTATTGGATGTCATATTGGAGAAATGGCCATCTCTTGTAACACCAGACAACAGCTGTCAAATCAATCCTCTTTCGCTTGCAGCATTCACAGGATATCTTGAGGGGGTTcagaaaatattagaaaaatctAGACACCTCGCATATTTACGTCATGAAAATGGGTTCTTTACCATTCATCAAGCATCCAAAAAAGGTCACATCCAGATAATCCAGGAGCTTCTCAAGCATTGTCCCGATTCAATAGAATTGCTCAACAGTAAAAAGCAAAATATTCTCCATGTGGCCGCTAAGTATGGAAAATCCAAAACAGTACGCTACATGCTCAAGAATCCAGAGTTTGAAAtgctaattaataaaaaagattacAAAGGAAACAC contains the following coding sequences:
- the LOC107422426 gene encoding protein ACCELERATED CELL DEATH 6 produces the protein MDSQPSSTRFVACSASGDIDMFYYDRFREKEEGISNHIVDNGSSVMLSMNPKLYRAVRSGDIELFRRLHLEDMDCADLEQQVPQGNTVLHIAAHSGNDPLVKCILQLCPDLIKSKNTNGNLPLHIAAAAGNLSTVEILVSADQQQSVSLREKDSNHDTALHLALQNRYEEVAFYLFEADQEVTHYMNGFFKSPLHIAAEAGYAELFKRMMEISAGSHDVPDEESKQRIIMAAIHGKNGGVLDVILEKWPSLVTPDNSCQINPLSLAAFTGYLEGVQKILEKSRHLAYLRHENGFFTIHQASKKGHIQIIQELLKHCPDSIELLNSKKQNILHVAAKYGKSKTVRYMLKNPEFEMLINKKDYKGNTPLHLASEKGHPEVVSDLIWDSRVNLQVLNIKGSTALDVVNNSVYPSYRKRLTWLILRYAGAPQGKNASIMKRHSRNYPDLGPYDNRINTFILVAILVATVAFAAGVTAPNNMTSSLVHNAMFHVFVITNTIAMYSSIIVVVALIWSQLSDFHLLRASLQFAVPVLGLALAMMSIAFTAGVFLIVRENAMLSIFVLVFASIGILTMLVLFTPLFLPSSLPHRILRYVFYYPVLLLIKVTR